A genomic segment from Neodiprion lecontei isolate iyNeoLeco1 chromosome 1, iyNeoLeco1.1, whole genome shotgun sequence encodes:
- the LOC107223007 gene encoding proteoglycan 4 isoform X1: MDSQEASRLPHDSLDQNAAMVKQSASLPPAFQPRPQGPPSAAPQRFPTNNGSSGPRLGGPQPPSLRRLDSRSSLVPGQRPGSPFGPTSLQGQPPRPQGFPQRAPQPQLFPGQNQGYQNSPGAGPPKRFPSGPPQGPRPQNQPGPRSLATAGQPQRPQVNQPPLGPNSSQFNAVRPQGFPQRTPSQSSIRSDSPDSSRPGTPSAAGRLSSIFPQRQLMSGPEALPPQTNNDSSRELRNDLSLSNDSPLLQRNPLDPKNAERTAGGKEEKLKDLIGGDDKMAENINGKPKMPINADDDDDVVVDSGNSKENTEHQERQGDDRSVYLTKENERSDSSMSQQGPISPGVKSNEKRDIEHPDNMLERKSSEDSILHGVPESNLINESGLSHDAKAFTPEPSKTPQPREEEPESMKTEDKLPPKGEKFDSPIPRSPGNLSSPIPEKSLESTPGNSPKPRGEREATPPIENQEFDERLSVSGSPEASPKSSHPNVIGFDDGNERPLSSKSPASSSAPSPNPPKSPSFASPSPSLQNAPVSPVTRSPVSTKSPVSSVKSPTSTPQSPNPPKSPGCLRSSEGEKSGRSTPDTEGAKKRATFAKDLIMSGANKDDESTASVASELKDLEFTTPEESSKGTPTTPSKGTPGTPKKSFSPSSVDRSRHRSRSPKSDVGKSPEKESAASRNRTARESKERNTASANRSRKTDGDNDSGVDESTQGNELTTNGDAGSPTKSHSKIPGPKRSTSSSPTKSPSKSVKGLPKTPDTSVAPSASADKKKVPMNKIQVGAAPSPNLKTVRSKIGSLENTSYKPGGGKIKIENRKLDFSKAQPKIAAKNDKYMPSGGDKKITQVKLQWNAKPKVGSLENSTYKPGGGDKKIETVKLDFKEKAKPKVASKDNVKHVPGGGTVKSSTTPPETPQKVSDDIETVKIEVKAESKVHSLDNVKHKPGGGDKKIFNDKDYLRQTSSNVESLSGSGSQEGKANVALNVTSPSSARKTKKLSHAEDSSTPSSQEANPINPVATTESTIPARPKSRSEQVPVPPTTTPVEEKKAFPQSRKSSLVKTPDRSKTPEHSKKVTIAESEDVRQIETKRSPKSPTEKRPKTPEERRPKTPEEKRPKTPEEKKPKTPEEKRPSTPRHETGAQKTPDAENKPSTPRLKSPLKKSPNEERQKSPGKKSPAKNSPTSPVGKVTPRKERSSPPNSLPLNNTEDANEKLSNSSSKEFRLPKIVSSMLPELGSHDPVIATPASDSKIALPKLVDAPIPPSRTGVAQ, encoded by the exons atggATTCTCAAGAGGCATCGCGTTTACCGCACGATTCTTTGGATCAGAATGCAGCCATG GTGAAACAAAGCGCATCGCTTCCGCCAGCGTTTCAACCAAGACCCCAAGGCCCTCCGTCTGCAGCACCCCAAAGATTTCCAACGAACAATGGATCGAGTGGCCCACGGCTAGGAGGTCCTCAACCGCCGTCACTAAGGCGTCTGGATAGCCGTTCATCCCTGGTACCAGGTCAGCGACCCGGATCCCCGTTTGGACCGACGTCTCTTCAAGGTCAGCCTCCAAGGCCTCAGGGGTTCCCGCAAAGAGCACCGCAGCCACAATTATTTCCGGGACAAAACCAGGGCTATCAAAATTCGCCGGGTGCAGGTCCGCCGAAAAGATTTCCTTCGGGACCACCGCAAGGACCGCGTCCTCAGAATCAACCGGGGCCTCGGAGTCTGGCAACAGCCGGTCAACCACAGCGTCCGCAAGTTAATCAGCCACCACTGGGCCCGAATTCCTCGCAATTCAACGCCGTCAGGCCCCAAGGTTTCCCCCAAAGAACGCCTTCGCAGAGCAGCATCCGTTCGGACTCTCCGGACAGTTCTCGACCAGGAACTCCCTCCGCTGCTGGTAGGCTATCGAGCATTTTTCCCCAGAGGCAACTGATGTCCGGTCCGGAAGCTCTaccgcctcaaacgaacaacGACTCCTCACGCGAGCTCCGAAATGATCTTTCGCTGAGCAATGATTCCCCGTTGCTGCAGCGCAATCCCTTGGATCCGAAAAATGCGGAACGAACGGCTGGCGGGAAAGAGGAAAAGCTGAAAGATTTGATAGGGGGCGATGATAAGATGGCGGAGAATATTAACGGTAAGCCGAAGATGCCGATCAACgctgacgatgacgacgacgtcGTTGTTGACTCGGGGAATTCGAAGGAAAACACGGAACACCAAGAAAGGCAAGGCGACGATCGTTCCGTGTACTTAACGAAAGAGAACGAACGGTCGGATTCGTCAATGTCGCAACAAGGTCCGATTTCGCCGGGAgttaaaagtaacgaaaaacGTGATATTGAACATCCGGATAATATGCTGGAACGCAAGTCCTCCGAAGATTCCATCCTGCACGGTGTACCGGAGTCAAATTTGATCAACGAGTCGGGTTTGAGCCACGACGCGAAAGCTTTTACGCCGGAACCATCGAAGACTCCCCAACCACGCGAGGAGGAACCGGAGTCCATGAAAACAGAGGACAAACTTCCCCCTAAAGGGGAAAAGTTCGATTCACCGATTCCAAGGTCTCCGGGGAACCTGTCTTCTCCGATACCCGAAAAATCACTCGAATCGACTCCAGGGAATTCGCCAAAACCCCGGGGAGAAAGGGAAGCGACCCCGCCTATTGAGAACCAAGAATTCGACGAAAGACTGTCGGTCTCGGGTTCCCCGGAAGCTTCGCCAAAATCGTCACATCCGAACGTGATCGGGTTCGACGATGGCAACGAAAGACCGTTGTCCTCAAAATCCCCGGCTTCTTCATCCGCACCTTCGCCGAATCCACCGAAGTCTCCAAGCTTCGCCTCGCCGTCACCGAGCCTTCAAAATGCTCCGGTTTCTCCTGTGACACGTTCACCAGTTTCTACAAAGTCCCCAGTATCCTCCGTGAAATCGCCAACTTCCACCCCGCAGTCGCCTAATCCCCCTAAGTCACCCGGATGCTTGAGATCATCGGAAGGGGAAAAGTCCGGCAGAAGCACACCGGACACCGAGGGAGCTAAGAAGCGGGCTACTTTCGCCAAGGATTTGATAATGAGCGGGGCTAACAAGGACGACGAAAGCACAGCTTCAGTCGCGAGCGAGTTGAAGGATTTGGAGTTTACCACTCCGGAGGAATCGTCCAAGGGCACACCGACCACACCTTCTAAGGGTACTCCGGGTACCCCGAAGAAGTCCTTCTCACCATCGAGTGTGGACCGAAGTAGACACCGATCGCGTTCTCCAAAATCTGACGTTGGGAAATCACCAGAGAAAGAATCTGCAGCCTCGCGGAATCGAACTGCGAGGGAGTCTAAAGAGCGCAACACGGCTTCGGCAAATCGTTCCAGAAAAACAG ATGGGGATAACGACAGTGGTGTGGACGAATCGACACAAGGAAAC GAACTAACGACAAATGGAGATGCCGGATCGCCGACAAAGTCACACTCGAAAATTCCAGGTCCGAAACGATCGACTTCAAGTTCACCGACAAAATCGCCGAGCAAGTCTGTCAAGGGGTTGCCCAAAACTCCCGACACTTCTGTAGCTCCCTCTGCATCTGCAGACAAAAAGA aagtACCGATGAACAAGATTCAGGTCGGTGCAGCACCGTCAccaaatttaaaaactgtCAGGTCGAAAATTGGTTCACTTGAAAACACGAGCTACAAGCCTGGTGGTGGTAAAATCAAGATCGAGAATAGGAAGCTTGACTTTAGTAAAGCGCAGCCAAAGATTGCAGCTAAGAATGACAAATACATGCCGAGCGGAGGAGACAAAAAG ATAACGCAAGTGAAACTTCAGTGGAACGCTAAGCCGAAAGTTGGCTCGTTGGAAAACTCGACTTACAAACCAGGTGGCGGCGATAAGAAGATTGAGACTGTTAAGCTGGACTTCAAAGAAAAGGCAAAGCCAAAAGTTGCCTCCAAGGATAACGTAAAACACGTGCCAGGAGGCGGTACTGTCAAG TCTTCGACTACGCCGCCTGAAACGCCGCAGAAGGTATCAGACGAc ATAGAgacggtgaaaattgaagttaAGGCTGAGAGCAAGGTGCACTCGTTGGATAATGTGAAACATAAGCCTGGTGGAGGGGATAAGAAGATTTTCAACGACAAGGACTACCTTCGACAGACAAGTTCCAATGTGGAAAGTTTAAGCGGCAGCGGGTCCCAG GAGGGCAAAGCCAATGTTGCACTCAACGTTACCTCGCCATCTTCAGCTAGGAAGACGAAGAAACTTTCTCACGCAGAGGACAGTTCGACACCTTCGTCTCAAGAAGCTAATCCGATAAATCCAGTTGCTACTACAGAGTCTACGATCCCTGCTAGACCGAAATCTCGTTCTGAACAAGTGCCAGTTCCACCAACAACAACGCctgtagaagagaagaaagcATTTCCTCAATCGCGAAAATCCAGCCTGGTAAAGACGCCGGATAGATCAAAAACACCGGAACATTCTAAGAAGGTAACGATCGCCGAGAGCGAGGATGTGAGACAGATCGAGACAAAAAGGAGTCCCAAATCACCGACAGAGAAGCGACCGAAGACACCAGAAGAGAGAAGGCCAAAGACTCCGGAAGAAAAAAGGCCGAAGACACCGGAAGAAAAGAAGCCAAAGACTCCGGAAGAAAAGAGACCTTCGACTCCTAGACACGAAACTGGAGCCCAAAAGACACCAGACGCTGAGAATAAGCCGTCGACACCGCGTCTCAAAAGTCCATTGAAGAAGTCTCCGAATGAGGAGCGTCAAAAAAGCCCAGGAAAGAAATCACCCGCTAAGAACAGCCCAACATCACCTGTGGGTAAAGTAACACCAAGAAAGGAAAGATCGTCTCCGCCGAACAGTTTGCCGCTGAACAACACTGAGGATGCAAACGAAAAACTGAGCAACTCTTCTTCAAAGGAGTTCAGACTGCCAAAAATAGTCTCAAGTATGTTGCCGGAACTGGGTTCCCATGATCCGGTTATCGCCACGCCAGCTTCAGATTCAAAAATTGCATTGCCAAAATTGGTCGATGCACCCATCCCGCCATCTCGAACCGGAGTGGCCcagtaa
- the LOC107223007 gene encoding proteoglycan 4 isoform X3 — protein sequence MCSLNPPNSTTGMLLSPNAFHHPPLRDPRMQVKQSASLPPAFQPRPQGPPSAAPQRFPTNNGSSGPRLGGPQPPSLRRLDSRSSLVPGQRPGSPFGPTSLQGQPPRPQGFPQRAPQPQLFPGQNQGYQNSPGAGPPKRFPSGPPQGPRPQNQPGPRSLATAGQPQRPQVNQPPLGPNSSQFNAVRPQGFPQRTPSQSSIRSDSPDSSRPGTPSAAGRLSSIFPQRQLMSGPEALPPQTNNDSSRELRNDLSLSNDSPLLQRNPLDPKNAERTAGGKEEKLKDLIGGDDKMAENINGKPKMPINADDDDDVVVDSGNSKENTEHQERQGDDRSVYLTKENERSDSSMSQQGPISPGVKSNEKRDIEHPDNMLERKSSEDSILHGVPESNLINESGLSHDAKAFTPEPSKTPQPREEEPESMKTEDKLPPKGEKFDSPIPRSPGNLSSPIPEKSLESTPGNSPKPRGEREATPPIENQEFDERLSVSGSPEASPKSSHPNVIGFDDGNERPLSSKSPASSSAPSPNPPKSPSFASPSPSLQNAPVSPVTRSPVSTKSPVSSVKSPTSTPQSPNPPKSPGCLRSSEGEKSGRSTPDTEGAKKRATFAKDLIMSGANKDDESTASVASELKDLEFTTPEESSKGTPTTPSKGTPGTPKKSFSPSSVDRSRHRSRSPKSDVGKSPEKESAASRNRTARESKERNTASANRSRKTDGDNDSGVDESTQGNELTTNGDAGSPTKSHSKIPGPKRSTSSSPTKSPSKSVKGLPKTPDTSVAPSASADKKKVPMNKIQVGAAPSPNLKTVRSKIGSLENTSYKPGGGKIKIENRKLDFSKAQPKIAAKNDKYMPSGGDKKITQVKLQWNAKPKVGSLENSTYKPGGGDKKIETVKLDFKEKAKPKVASKDNVKHVPGGGTVKSSTTPPETPQKVSDDIETVKIEVKAESKVHSLDNVKHKPGGGDKKIFNDKDYLRQTSSNVESLSGSGSQEGKANVALNVTSPSSARKTKKLSHAEDSSTPSSQEANPINPVATTESTIPARPKSRSEQVPVPPTTTPVEEKKAFPQSRKSSLVKTPDRSKTPEHSKKVTIAESEDVRQIETKRSPKSPTEKRPKTPEERRPKTPEEKRPKTPEEKKPKTPEEKRPSTPRHETGAQKTPDAENKPSTPRLKSPLKKSPNEERQKSPGKKSPAKNSPTSPVGKVTPRKERSSPPNSLPLNNTEDANEKLSNSSSKEFRLPKIVSSMLPELGSHDPVIATPASDSKIALPKLVDAPIPPSRTGVAQ from the exons GTGAAACAAAGCGCATCGCTTCCGCCAGCGTTTCAACCAAGACCCCAAGGCCCTCCGTCTGCAGCACCCCAAAGATTTCCAACGAACAATGGATCGAGTGGCCCACGGCTAGGAGGTCCTCAACCGCCGTCACTAAGGCGTCTGGATAGCCGTTCATCCCTGGTACCAGGTCAGCGACCCGGATCCCCGTTTGGACCGACGTCTCTTCAAGGTCAGCCTCCAAGGCCTCAGGGGTTCCCGCAAAGAGCACCGCAGCCACAATTATTTCCGGGACAAAACCAGGGCTATCAAAATTCGCCGGGTGCAGGTCCGCCGAAAAGATTTCCTTCGGGACCACCGCAAGGACCGCGTCCTCAGAATCAACCGGGGCCTCGGAGTCTGGCAACAGCCGGTCAACCACAGCGTCCGCAAGTTAATCAGCCACCACTGGGCCCGAATTCCTCGCAATTCAACGCCGTCAGGCCCCAAGGTTTCCCCCAAAGAACGCCTTCGCAGAGCAGCATCCGTTCGGACTCTCCGGACAGTTCTCGACCAGGAACTCCCTCCGCTGCTGGTAGGCTATCGAGCATTTTTCCCCAGAGGCAACTGATGTCCGGTCCGGAAGCTCTaccgcctcaaacgaacaacGACTCCTCACGCGAGCTCCGAAATGATCTTTCGCTGAGCAATGATTCCCCGTTGCTGCAGCGCAATCCCTTGGATCCGAAAAATGCGGAACGAACGGCTGGCGGGAAAGAGGAAAAGCTGAAAGATTTGATAGGGGGCGATGATAAGATGGCGGAGAATATTAACGGTAAGCCGAAGATGCCGATCAACgctgacgatgacgacgacgtcGTTGTTGACTCGGGGAATTCGAAGGAAAACACGGAACACCAAGAAAGGCAAGGCGACGATCGTTCCGTGTACTTAACGAAAGAGAACGAACGGTCGGATTCGTCAATGTCGCAACAAGGTCCGATTTCGCCGGGAgttaaaagtaacgaaaaacGTGATATTGAACATCCGGATAATATGCTGGAACGCAAGTCCTCCGAAGATTCCATCCTGCACGGTGTACCGGAGTCAAATTTGATCAACGAGTCGGGTTTGAGCCACGACGCGAAAGCTTTTACGCCGGAACCATCGAAGACTCCCCAACCACGCGAGGAGGAACCGGAGTCCATGAAAACAGAGGACAAACTTCCCCCTAAAGGGGAAAAGTTCGATTCACCGATTCCAAGGTCTCCGGGGAACCTGTCTTCTCCGATACCCGAAAAATCACTCGAATCGACTCCAGGGAATTCGCCAAAACCCCGGGGAGAAAGGGAAGCGACCCCGCCTATTGAGAACCAAGAATTCGACGAAAGACTGTCGGTCTCGGGTTCCCCGGAAGCTTCGCCAAAATCGTCACATCCGAACGTGATCGGGTTCGACGATGGCAACGAAAGACCGTTGTCCTCAAAATCCCCGGCTTCTTCATCCGCACCTTCGCCGAATCCACCGAAGTCTCCAAGCTTCGCCTCGCCGTCACCGAGCCTTCAAAATGCTCCGGTTTCTCCTGTGACACGTTCACCAGTTTCTACAAAGTCCCCAGTATCCTCCGTGAAATCGCCAACTTCCACCCCGCAGTCGCCTAATCCCCCTAAGTCACCCGGATGCTTGAGATCATCGGAAGGGGAAAAGTCCGGCAGAAGCACACCGGACACCGAGGGAGCTAAGAAGCGGGCTACTTTCGCCAAGGATTTGATAATGAGCGGGGCTAACAAGGACGACGAAAGCACAGCTTCAGTCGCGAGCGAGTTGAAGGATTTGGAGTTTACCACTCCGGAGGAATCGTCCAAGGGCACACCGACCACACCTTCTAAGGGTACTCCGGGTACCCCGAAGAAGTCCTTCTCACCATCGAGTGTGGACCGAAGTAGACACCGATCGCGTTCTCCAAAATCTGACGTTGGGAAATCACCAGAGAAAGAATCTGCAGCCTCGCGGAATCGAACTGCGAGGGAGTCTAAAGAGCGCAACACGGCTTCGGCAAATCGTTCCAGAAAAACAG ATGGGGATAACGACAGTGGTGTGGACGAATCGACACAAGGAAAC GAACTAACGACAAATGGAGATGCCGGATCGCCGACAAAGTCACACTCGAAAATTCCAGGTCCGAAACGATCGACTTCAAGTTCACCGACAAAATCGCCGAGCAAGTCTGTCAAGGGGTTGCCCAAAACTCCCGACACTTCTGTAGCTCCCTCTGCATCTGCAGACAAAAAGA aagtACCGATGAACAAGATTCAGGTCGGTGCAGCACCGTCAccaaatttaaaaactgtCAGGTCGAAAATTGGTTCACTTGAAAACACGAGCTACAAGCCTGGTGGTGGTAAAATCAAGATCGAGAATAGGAAGCTTGACTTTAGTAAAGCGCAGCCAAAGATTGCAGCTAAGAATGACAAATACATGCCGAGCGGAGGAGACAAAAAG ATAACGCAAGTGAAACTTCAGTGGAACGCTAAGCCGAAAGTTGGCTCGTTGGAAAACTCGACTTACAAACCAGGTGGCGGCGATAAGAAGATTGAGACTGTTAAGCTGGACTTCAAAGAAAAGGCAAAGCCAAAAGTTGCCTCCAAGGATAACGTAAAACACGTGCCAGGAGGCGGTACTGTCAAG TCTTCGACTACGCCGCCTGAAACGCCGCAGAAGGTATCAGACGAc ATAGAgacggtgaaaattgaagttaAGGCTGAGAGCAAGGTGCACTCGTTGGATAATGTGAAACATAAGCCTGGTGGAGGGGATAAGAAGATTTTCAACGACAAGGACTACCTTCGACAGACAAGTTCCAATGTGGAAAGTTTAAGCGGCAGCGGGTCCCAG GAGGGCAAAGCCAATGTTGCACTCAACGTTACCTCGCCATCTTCAGCTAGGAAGACGAAGAAACTTTCTCACGCAGAGGACAGTTCGACACCTTCGTCTCAAGAAGCTAATCCGATAAATCCAGTTGCTACTACAGAGTCTACGATCCCTGCTAGACCGAAATCTCGTTCTGAACAAGTGCCAGTTCCACCAACAACAACGCctgtagaagagaagaaagcATTTCCTCAATCGCGAAAATCCAGCCTGGTAAAGACGCCGGATAGATCAAAAACACCGGAACATTCTAAGAAGGTAACGATCGCCGAGAGCGAGGATGTGAGACAGATCGAGACAAAAAGGAGTCCCAAATCACCGACAGAGAAGCGACCGAAGACACCAGAAGAGAGAAGGCCAAAGACTCCGGAAGAAAAAAGGCCGAAGACACCGGAAGAAAAGAAGCCAAAGACTCCGGAAGAAAAGAGACCTTCGACTCCTAGACACGAAACTGGAGCCCAAAAGACACCAGACGCTGAGAATAAGCCGTCGACACCGCGTCTCAAAAGTCCATTGAAGAAGTCTCCGAATGAGGAGCGTCAAAAAAGCCCAGGAAAGAAATCACCCGCTAAGAACAGCCCAACATCACCTGTGGGTAAAGTAACACCAAGAAAGGAAAGATCGTCTCCGCCGAACAGTTTGCCGCTGAACAACACTGAGGATGCAAACGAAAAACTGAGCAACTCTTCTTCAAAGGAGTTCAGACTGCCAAAAATAGTCTCAAGTATGTTGCCGGAACTGGGTTCCCATGATCCGGTTATCGCCACGCCAGCTTCAGATTCAAAAATTGCATTGCCAAAATTGGTCGATGCACCCATCCCGCCATCTCGAACCGGAGTGGCCcagtaa